A genomic region of Gossypium hirsutum isolate 1008001.06 chromosome D01, Gossypium_hirsutum_v2.1, whole genome shotgun sequence contains the following coding sequences:
- the LOC107921729 gene encoding 3beta-hydroxysteroid-dehydrogenase/decarboxylase — MCSSQIISVALGYSRDPENLARVSVHKLHVTTGADVVFYMEPTDLDTHDFSNCYMIIVQAIISGAKNVINACQESKVKRLVYYSSADVFYGSQDILNGDESFAYPGKSKDMTVDLKFEAEGLIRLANKIGGLQTCVLCLSDVFGSGETQFVPLLVNLAKFGLAKILY, encoded by the exons ATGTGTTCGTCGCAGATCATCTCTGTAGCATTGGGATACAGTAGAGACCCTGAAAACCTTGCCCGGGTTTCTGTACACAAGTTACACG TAACTACAGGTGCAGATGTTGTATTTTACATGGAACCGACTGATTTAGACACACATGATTTCAGTAATTGCTACATGATCATAGTTCAAG CAATAATTTCAGGTGCAAAAAATGTCATTAATGCATGCCAAGAAAGTAAAGTTAAGCGACTTGTATATTATAGTTCTGCAGATGTTTTTTATGGTTCACAAGATATACTTAATGGTGATGAGTCCTTCGCTTACCCAGGGAAA TCTAAGGATATGACAGTTGACCTCAAGTTTGAAGCTGAAGGACTAATCAGGTTAGCTAACAAGATTGGCGGTCTTCAAACATGTGTACTTTGCCTTAGCGATGTCTTTGGATCTGGTGAAACACAATTTGTGCCTTTGCTAGTGAATCTAGCCAAATTCGGTTTGGCAAAG ATACTATACTGA
- the LOC107921962 gene encoding stigma-specific STIG1-like protein 1: MKFTKLVFVSVLIVVIVLSTSAASNLDHQQDTTDFNDAIMDSSEYSSAQGRWLLQNKRTRRVTCKKFPGICDAKGSPGPQCCKKKCVNILTDRHNCGKCGKKCKYNEICCKGKCVNPSFNRKHCGGCNNRCSNGEFCVFGLCNYA, encoded by the coding sequence ATGAAGTTTACAAAGCTAGTTTTCGTCTCGGTTCTCATCGTGGTTATAGTCCTAAGCACTTCAGCAGCATCAAATCTAGACCATCAACAAGATACTACTGATTTTAATGATGCAATAATGGATTCATCAGAGTACTCTTCAGCACAAGGTCGCTGGCTCTTGCAAAACAAACGAACTCGTAGGGTTACTTGCAAGAAGTTTCCCGGGATTTGTGATGCAAAGGGGAGCCCTGGACCTCAATGCTGCAAGAAAAAATGTGTGAACATATTAACAGATAGGCATAACTGTGGAAAGTGTGGGAAGAAATGCAAGTACAATGAGATATGCTGTAAGGGAAAATGTGTGAATCCATCTTTCAATAGGAAACATTGTGGTGGATGCAACAATAGGTGCAGCAATGGAGAGTTTTGTGTTTTTGGTCTGTGCAATTACGCTTAG
- the LOC107921963 gene encoding stigma-specific STIG1-like protein 1, giving the protein MKFRKLVFVSVLAIVLALSISAASDDRKDDVNDATIESSDYSSAQGRWLLQTKRTRRVTCKKFPGICDAKGSPGPQCCKKKCVNILTDRQNCGKCGKKCKYNEICCKGKCVNPSFNKKHCGGCNNRCGNGEYCVFGLCNYA; this is encoded by the coding sequence ATGAAGTTCAGAAAGCTAGTTTTCGTATCGGTTCTCGCCATAGTTCTAGCCCTAAGCATTTCAGCAGCATCAGATGATCGTAAGGATGATGTTAATGATGCAACAATAGAATCATCAGACTACTCTTCAGCACAAGGTCGTTGGCTCTTGCAAACCAAACGAACTCGTAGGGTTACTTGTAAGAAGTTTCCGGGGATTTGTGATGCAAAGGGGAGCCCTGGACCTCAATGCTGCAAGAAAAAATGTGTAAACATATTGACAGACAGGCAAAATTGTGGAAAGTGTGGGAAGAAATGCAAGTACAATGAGATATGCTGTAAAGGAAAATGTGTGAATCCATCTTTCAATAAGAAACATTGTGGTGGATGCAACAATAGGTGCGGAAATGGAGAGTATTGTGTTTTCGGTTTGTGCAATTAtgcttag